A part of Oncorhynchus gorbuscha isolate QuinsamMale2020 ecotype Even-year linkage group LG09, OgorEven_v1.0, whole genome shotgun sequence genomic DNA contains:
- the LOC124042979 gene encoding helix-loop-helix protein 2-like — protein MMLSPDQPDAGLPTETLLNGIKMECAPMPAEPAEGQGKARSLSMPSLSREEKRRRRRATDKYRSAHATRERIRVEAFNVGFAELRKLLPTLPPDKKLSKIEILRLAICYITYLNHVLDA, from the coding sequence ATGATGCTAAGTCCAGACCAGCCAGATGCCGGGCTGCCCACAGAGACCCTGCTGAACGGCATCAAGATGGAGTGTGCCCCCATGCCTGCGGAGCCCGCAGAAGGCCAGGGCAAGGCGCGATCTCTGTCCATGCCTTCCCTCagcagggaggagaagaggaggcggCGGCGTGCCACAGACAAGTACCGGTCCGCACACGCCACGAGAGAGCGCATTCGCGTTGAGGCCTTCAACGTTGGGTTCGCCGAGCTGAGGAAACTTCTCCCGACACTTCCGCCAGACAAGAAGCTGTCCAAGATTGAGATCCTCCGGCTGGCAATCTGCTACATCACCTACCTCAACCATGTGCTGGACGCATAG